One segment of Paenibacillus rhizovicinus DNA contains the following:
- a CDS encoding LacI family DNA-binding transcriptional regulator — MGVIQKVTLQSIADKLNVSKALVSKALSNDPAVNEVTREVIWKTAEEVGYRIKSAKKSGTPTGSGNLALLMPRAYLDDPEYWGKIIKGIDKELESQSYSLLLSGLDVAVRINEGMPSSITENKVEGAIVLGQLPDVYTDQLKKKKLPFVLVDPSAQDPDIDMVLANNYQGAYQAANLLLAEGHRRLAFVGDADTTWSFAERFRGFGDAVQAFNAKRGDAANAASLVVVEGMGVSGTGMYTKPSFPEELQRRLTGDQPVTAMFCANDLIAIDSLAHFAGWGLECPRDVSVVSFDNLSLAELKEPQLTTVNVPMEEIGVKAAQLILERIAEPGKLPELVMISTTLVQRNSTQARQA; from the coding sequence GTGGGCGTCATTCAGAAGGTCACGCTTCAAAGTATCGCAGATAAATTAAATGTATCGAAGGCTCTGGTTTCCAAGGCCTTGTCCAACGACCCTGCGGTCAACGAAGTGACGAGAGAAGTCATTTGGAAGACGGCCGAAGAGGTCGGCTACCGGATTAAATCCGCGAAGAAGTCCGGCACTCCGACCGGATCCGGCAACCTGGCCCTGCTTATGCCTAGGGCATATCTTGACGACCCGGAATACTGGGGCAAAATCATTAAGGGCATCGATAAAGAACTCGAGAGCCAAAGCTACAGCTTGCTGCTCTCGGGACTCGACGTCGCGGTGCGCATCAACGAAGGGATGCCGTCGAGCATTACCGAGAACAAAGTGGAAGGGGCCATCGTGCTGGGCCAGCTTCCGGACGTGTACACCGATCAGTTGAAGAAGAAGAAGCTTCCCTTCGTGCTGGTCGACCCGAGCGCGCAGGACCCGGACATCGATATGGTGCTTGCCAACAATTATCAAGGTGCCTATCAGGCGGCGAATTTGCTGCTTGCCGAGGGACATCGGAGGCTGGCGTTCGTCGGCGACGCGGATACGACGTGGAGCTTCGCGGAACGTTTTCGCGGTTTCGGCGATGCCGTGCAGGCGTTCAATGCCAAGCGCGGGGACGCTGCCAACGCCGCAAGCCTCGTTGTGGTGGAAGGGATGGGGGTTAGCGGCACGGGCATGTATACGAAGCCGAGTTTCCCGGAAGAACTGCAGCGCAGACTGACGGGGGATCAGCCGGTTACGGCCATGTTCTGCGCGAACGATCTGATCGCGATCGATTCGCTGGCCCATTTTGCGGGATGGGGGCTGGAGTGTCCGCGGGACGTATCGGTCGTCAGCTTCGACAATTTGTCGCTGGCGGAACTGAAGGAGCCTCAGCTGACCACGGTCAACGTTCCGATGGAGGAGATCGGGGTCAAAGCGGCGCAGCTGATCCTGGAACGGATCGCGGAGCCCGGGAAACTACCCGAGCTCGTCATGATCTCGACGACGCTCGTGCAGCGGAATTCCACGCAAGCCCGTCAAGCGTAG
- a CDS encoding amino acid ABC transporter permease: protein MDKLLDVDYLLKSLPHILKYLPVTIWIAVATMALGMVIGLATALIRLYKVPVLRQISAVYVSFVRGTPLLVQIYLVFYGIPKFIYYLQTQHGWMKGFDVNLISPEISVLLSFSLNLGAYLSETIRSAIESVDRGQFEAAESIGMSRKQTMLKIILPQALTVALPNLGNTFISTVKDTSLVFIVGVIDIMGEAKIIGARSLAYFEVFIAVSLIYWPVCIIIERVLAIVEKRIRKYERSAIS from the coding sequence ATGGACAAACTGCTCGATGTCGACTATTTGTTAAAATCATTGCCGCATATTTTAAAATATTTGCCGGTTACGATCTGGATTGCCGTGGCGACAATGGCGCTTGGCATGGTGATTGGCCTGGCGACGGCGCTCATTCGCTTGTATAAAGTCCCCGTACTCAGACAGATTTCCGCGGTATACGTCTCGTTCGTCAGAGGCACGCCGCTGCTCGTCCAGATTTATCTGGTGTTCTACGGGATCCCTAAATTCATCTATTACCTCCAGACGCAGCACGGCTGGATGAAAGGTTTCGACGTCAACCTCATCTCGCCGGAAATTTCCGTGCTGCTGTCGTTCTCGTTAAATTTGGGCGCGTACTTGTCCGAAACAATCCGATCGGCGATCGAATCGGTAGATCGCGGCCAGTTCGAGGCGGCGGAGTCGATAGGCATGAGCCGGAAGCAGACAATGCTGAAGATTATTTTGCCGCAGGCGCTGACCGTGGCGCTGCCGAATCTGGGGAACACGTTCATCAGCACCGTCAAGGATACGTCGCTCGTCTTCATTGTTGGGGTCATCGATATTATGGGCGAAGCCAAAATCATCGGCGCGCGCTCGCTCGCGTACTTCGAGGTGTTCATTGCGGTGTCGCTCATTTATTGGCCGGTATGCATCATCATTGAACGCGTGCTCGCCATCGTCGAGAAACGGATTAGAAAATACGAAAGAAGTGCCATCTCATGA
- a CDS encoding transporter substrate-binding domain-containing protein, with translation MRKSKAIAAFGITMALAAGVLSGCGSSSSNDSGSNAANDASSAGNAGSAKEKTIYVGTQNDYPPFAFVDDKNELTGYDVEVLKEVDKKLDGYKIEFTPTTWDSIFLALESNKIQLIADEVARSAEREEKYLFSDESYFAAQTVIIVKKGRTDIQTLKDLEGKNVGAVAGDSYTQILEEYNKSHDKKINLKYTDSTSPADVLQQVQNGRIDAYVNDPVMMKATIKKQNFDLDIVGDPIQADNIGIVFNKDKQGEDLKALIDPILKGLKDDGTLAKLSQKWTEGEYIPQ, from the coding sequence ATGAGAAAATCAAAAGCAATTGCAGCATTCGGCATTACGATGGCATTGGCGGCAGGGGTATTGAGCGGCTGCGGGTCCAGCTCCAGCAACGACTCGGGCAGCAATGCGGCTAATGACGCCAGCTCCGCGGGCAACGCCGGCTCCGCCAAAGAGAAAACGATCTATGTCGGCACGCAGAACGACTATCCGCCATTCGCTTTCGTGGATGACAAGAACGAACTGACCGGCTACGACGTGGAAGTGCTCAAGGAAGTCGACAAGAAGCTGGACGGCTACAAAATCGAATTTACGCCTACGACATGGGATAGCATATTCCTGGCGCTGGAATCCAATAAAATACAGCTGATCGCCGATGAAGTGGCAAGAAGCGCGGAGCGCGAAGAGAAGTACCTGTTCTCCGACGAGTCTTATTTTGCGGCGCAGACGGTCATTATCGTGAAGAAGGGCAGAACCGACATCCAGACGCTGAAGGATCTCGAAGGCAAGAATGTCGGCGCCGTTGCCGGAGATTCCTACACGCAGATTCTGGAAGAGTACAACAAGTCGCACGACAAGAAAATCAATTTGAAATATACCGACAGCACAAGTCCGGCCGATGTGCTCCAGCAAGTGCAGAACGGACGCATCGACGCGTACGTTAACGATCCGGTTATGATGAAGGCAACGATCAAGAAGCAGAACTTCGATCTGGACATCGTCGGCGATCCGATCCAAGCCGACAATATCGGCATTGTGTTCAACAAGGACAAGCAGGGCGAGGATCTGAAGGCGCTGATCGATCCGATCCTGAAGGGGCTGAAGGACGACGGCACGCTGGCTAAGCTGTCGCAAAAATGGACTGAGGGCGAGTATATCCCTCAATAA
- a CDS encoding S-layer homology domain-containing protein: MTRLRKFTFKRSISLLSAAAVLGGLLSPIGSGAAVAYADEAPAASVFSNFITASGDQLMDGDQPFRFASLNYPGGMRDSDFSQEDALRTIAAIGGNVTRTYVPPVKRYDGANASYALILGPNDSGVMQFNEDGFKRLDHLLALANQIGVRLIIPFVDQWQWEGGIESYYAFRHPGTISGDAASDPDAWGFYTDPEVISDFKQVIHYMMNRVNTITGVKYKDDKAILAWETGNELGGYNQDKFPQAWTTEIADYVRNDENPSQLLLDGRFAVNNDSLSDPNVDIVGDHFYTGNFIDRINEDSAAAAGKKPYILGEFGLYTSGAPVDALYDAALKNGTDGIMIWSLRPHKDDGGFFWHDENPGNWASYHWPGFASGDYYGESDIIRTVYKYAHYMNAGDVAKTTAVPPIPAPANAPVLLGIDSVADIKWKGSVGASGYEVQRLPEGGTEWETVANGFSDGGRAGTPAFHDETALTGTAYDYRVRGVNESGASEWSNVVHVASAAHVITDEMSLLANDKEQRNVYAYDQSSNVLTGGGGEDGVGFKAYVATANPGYLTYASPVPLNSVSVTSAGSGTVKWFASATNGNYTEIHPAAQDGGVTTASDLPPGTRYVKFVIDGSNSVQIDRIQLTYAYDGTGYAAVPALTRNGFILDDSFSGKDAGKSENLSLQAAQPYTDNAPALGRTNGDAGAITYKTDGDIGSYRITSYSNVTDELKVYASADGDNYVQANPDVAKTPAGSGWSKVIYTDFALPAATKYLKFVYPATAAGAAPAIGRVEIGYGVNLIPLTDKPPANVFEDGEYDYGSDANVQARYERNVNGDDISIALDTANKNRGSYGVRVNYSLGSAYYAGLTQELGGVNLSAFDALHAWIKPDGSGNKLTFQLQTGDGRVWESTTPMTGTAGGTVELKLADFVQPQWNQDAAGAAEAIDLSSVSSFGIYVGGGDNASAASGAVYLDDVKLTNATKLDSFEGYGGYNALLNKAFSRNTGGGSFDLSLDKTHKSEGSYGLRVDYNFGGPGYAGGSFNPDFLNLKGYDGFSFWLQPDGSNNELAIQFTDASGKFWETKTVIRGTDPRLMYVPFDSFRYPSWYSGDTTARPDPKQNITAFSLYMGGGDSSLSTSGTLYFDDINGASFVDRLTDSAIAIDKSQTSVASLPYAISGTATGTPYVTLEAGKQVFYAPVQADGTWTYSTSKLPNGTVDIKASAQLYDGTVMSSDTYTVQVNVPNNPNTDGGGQPQQTNYLLDPGFEEAVDASAWPILPAHWMNKDADGNDVTDGIVKLEGGARTGAYKLVHWNNAPYEVTSSQRIDDLPDGIYELRAWTKSKGGQQTAEMFATVGNQEPLRTAIPAGESAWAYIKIQDIEVRGGGLTIGFHSKDVGDHWIGVDDVELVKTGDINYMSNAGLEDVVDAAAWPLLPVGWTHREANGNDVTDGTVKLEGEAHDGSYKLVHWNGSPYEVTSSTVVTNLPDGVYELSAWTKSKGGQEAAEMTAAVGADKHAVAIPAGEGQWANIKLSQLEVRGGSMTVSFHSKDAVGGNWIGVDDLALIRTGDLPTDPTDPTDPTGPTGPTGPTTPTTPSVPSAPQADVHNGIITIQPTKNAQGDAAASLREEDIRQALGQLSGRTLAIHLTGAEGAKAVQVDLPLQQFEANPEAEWITVDTGFAAVSIHRGALKNSAGAAASKMQLTVANVDPSTLPAEVRARLGGSAVYDFSLRLDGILVDRFQGNEVRVSLPYVLKPGEDPNHVVVYYIDDQNNLQSVKNGKYDPAAGKVEFSAKHFSKYAAAYVKVSFSDIAPLTWAVPGIESLAAKGILQGAGGSQFKPGQAVTRAEFITMLAAALDWTNEGSASSFKDVKAGAWYASAVAAAQKLGIVQGKTDGTFGINDPISRQDMAVMIYRAVKQQLPSVSAANAAAFSDGDAIGGYAAEAVQAVQGAGLMNGMPDGTFKPAGQATRAQAAVLVYRLLERFGS; encoded by the coding sequence AAGCGGCTCGACCATCTGCTCGCGCTGGCCAACCAAATCGGCGTTCGGCTTATTATTCCGTTCGTCGATCAATGGCAATGGGAGGGCGGCATTGAAAGCTACTACGCGTTCCGTCATCCGGGCACGATCAGCGGCGATGCGGCAAGCGATCCGGATGCATGGGGCTTCTATACCGATCCGGAAGTCATCTCGGACTTCAAGCAAGTTATCCACTACATGATGAACCGCGTGAATACGATTACCGGCGTGAAATATAAAGACGATAAAGCAATCCTCGCCTGGGAGACCGGCAACGAGCTCGGCGGCTACAACCAGGACAAGTTTCCGCAAGCCTGGACGACGGAAATCGCCGATTACGTAAGGAACGACGAGAATCCGAGCCAGCTGCTGCTGGACGGCCGTTTCGCCGTCAACAATGATTCGCTCTCCGATCCGAATGTGGATATCGTCGGCGACCACTTCTATACGGGCAACTTCATTGACCGCATTAACGAAGACAGCGCGGCGGCCGCAGGGAAGAAGCCTTACATTCTTGGCGAATTCGGACTCTATACGTCCGGCGCGCCGGTGGACGCGCTGTACGACGCGGCACTGAAGAACGGCACGGACGGCATTATGATTTGGTCGCTTCGTCCGCATAAGGACGACGGCGGTTTCTTCTGGCATGACGAGAATCCGGGCAACTGGGCTTCCTATCATTGGCCGGGCTTCGCTTCGGGCGATTACTATGGGGAATCGGACATCATTCGTACCGTTTATAAATACGCGCACTATATGAATGCGGGCGATGTCGCCAAAACAACGGCCGTGCCGCCGATTCCGGCTCCGGCCAACGCTCCGGTGCTGCTTGGCATCGATTCCGTCGCGGATATCAAATGGAAAGGCAGCGTCGGCGCTTCCGGGTACGAAGTGCAGCGTTTGCCTGAGGGCGGGACGGAATGGGAGACCGTGGCGAACGGCTTCTCCGACGGCGGCCGCGCGGGAACGCCGGCGTTCCACGACGAGACGGCGCTTACCGGCACGGCTTACGACTACCGGGTTCGCGGCGTCAACGAGTCCGGCGCCTCCGAATGGTCGAACGTGGTCCATGTCGCCTCGGCCGCTCATGTTATTACCGACGAGATGAGCTTGCTCGCGAATGACAAGGAACAGCGCAATGTATATGCGTACGACCAATCCTCCAACGTGCTGACGGGAGGAGGCGGCGAGGACGGCGTCGGCTTCAAGGCGTATGTGGCAACGGCGAATCCCGGGTATTTGACCTATGCGTCGCCAGTGCCTCTCAACAGTGTCAGCGTTACCTCTGCCGGCAGCGGCACCGTGAAATGGTTCGCTTCCGCGACGAATGGCAATTATACGGAAATTCATCCTGCGGCGCAGGATGGAGGCGTGACGACGGCAAGCGATCTGCCTCCCGGCACGCGTTATGTGAAATTTGTTATCGACGGCAGCAATTCGGTGCAAATCGACCGCATTCAGCTGACCTACGCGTACGACGGAACGGGCTATGCGGCGGTGCCCGCGCTTACGCGGAACGGGTTTATTTTGGACGACAGCTTCTCGGGCAAGGATGCAGGCAAGTCGGAGAACCTGAGTCTGCAAGCGGCGCAGCCATATACGGACAATGCGCCGGCGCTTGGCAGAACCAATGGCGACGCAGGAGCCATCACCTATAAGACGGACGGCGACATCGGCTCTTATCGGATTACCTCCTATTCCAATGTGACGGACGAGCTGAAGGTATACGCCTCGGCCGACGGCGACAATTACGTTCAGGCGAACCCGGATGTCGCGAAGACGCCGGCGGGCAGCGGCTGGAGCAAAGTGATTTATACCGATTTTGCGCTTCCTGCCGCGACGAAGTACCTGAAGTTCGTCTATCCGGCGACGGCGGCCGGAGCGGCCCCGGCGATCGGCCGCGTGGAAATCGGCTACGGGGTCAATCTGATTCCGCTCACGGATAAACCGCCGGCGAACGTGTTCGAGGACGGGGAATACGACTACGGCAGCGACGCGAACGTGCAGGCGAGATACGAACGCAACGTCAACGGCGACGATATCTCGATTGCGCTGGATACGGCGAACAAGAATCGCGGCAGCTACGGCGTGCGCGTCAATTACAGCCTCGGCAGCGCGTATTACGCAGGGTTGACGCAAGAGCTGGGAGGCGTGAACCTGTCGGCCTTCGATGCGCTTCATGCCTGGATCAAGCCGGACGGCTCCGGCAACAAGCTGACCTTCCAGCTGCAAACCGGCGACGGCCGCGTCTGGGAATCGACGACTCCGATGACTGGAACTGCGGGCGGAACGGTGGAGCTGAAGCTGGCCGACTTCGTCCAGCCGCAATGGAATCAGGATGCGGCAGGGGCTGCGGAAGCCATCGACTTAAGCAGCGTGAGCAGCTTCGGGATTTACGTTGGCGGCGGCGATAACGCTTCGGCAGCCAGCGGAGCGGTGTATCTTGACGACGTCAAGCTGACGAACGCGACGAAGCTGGATAGCTTCGAAGGCTACGGCGGCTATAACGCGCTGCTGAACAAAGCGTTCTCCCGCAATACGGGCGGCGGTTCCTTCGATCTGTCGCTCGACAAGACGCACAAGTCGGAAGGCAGCTACGGTCTGCGGGTGGATTACAACTTCGGCGGTCCCGGCTATGCGGGCGGCAGCTTCAATCCGGATTTTCTGAATTTGAAAGGCTACGACGGCTTCAGCTTCTGGCTGCAGCCGGACGGCTCGAACAACGAGCTGGCCATTCAATTCACCGATGCGAGCGGGAAGTTCTGGGAGACGAAGACGGTTATTCGAGGAACCGACCCGCGTCTCATGTACGTGCCGTTCGATTCGTTCCGCTATCCGAGCTGGTACAGCGGCGATACGACGGCAAGACCGGATCCGAAACAGAACATTACGGCGTTCTCGCTCTACATGGGCGGCGGCGATAGTTCGTTGTCGACTTCCGGCACGTTGTATTTCGACGATATTAACGGCGCGAGTTTCGTAGATCGGTTGACCGATTCGGCGATTGCCATCGATAAGTCGCAGACATCGGTTGCGTCGCTGCCTTACGCGATCAGCGGTACGGCAACAGGTACGCCATACGTAACGCTGGAAGCGGGCAAGCAAGTTTTCTACGCGCCCGTGCAAGCCGATGGAACATGGACGTATTCGACTTCCAAGCTCCCGAACGGCACCGTGGATATTAAGGCTTCCGCGCAACTGTACGACGGGACGGTCATGAGCTCCGATACGTATACGGTTCAGGTGAATGTGCCGAATAATCCGAATACGGACGGAGGCGGGCAGCCGCAGCAGACGAATTATTTGCTCGATCCTGGCTTCGAAGAAGCGGTGGACGCTTCCGCGTGGCCGATATTGCCGGCGCATTGGATGAATAAGGATGCGGACGGCAACGATGTGACGGACGGTATCGTAAAGCTCGAGGGCGGCGCCCGTACCGGAGCGTACAAGCTGGTGCATTGGAATAACGCGCCTTACGAGGTGACTTCTTCGCAGCGAATCGACGATTTGCCGGACGGCATCTACGAGCTGCGCGCATGGACCAAATCCAAGGGCGGCCAGCAGACGGCGGAAATGTTCGCGACCGTCGGCAATCAAGAGCCGCTGCGTACGGCGATCCCGGCGGGGGAGAGCGCGTGGGCGTATATTAAAATCCAAGATATCGAGGTGCGAGGCGGAGGGCTTACGATCGGCTTCCATTCCAAGGACGTGGGCGACCACTGGATCGGCGTGGACGATGTAGAGCTCGTCAAAACCGGCGATATCAATTATATGAGCAATGCCGGCTTGGAGGATGTCGTCGATGCAGCGGCGTGGCCGCTGCTGCCGGTGGGCTGGACGCATCGGGAGGCGAACGGCAACGACGTGACGGATGGCACCGTCAAGCTGGAAGGCGAAGCCCATGACGGCAGCTACAAGCTGGTGCATTGGAATGGCTCGCCATACGAAGTGACCTCCTCGACCGTCGTGACGAATCTGCCTGACGGCGTGTACGAGCTCAGCGCCTGGACGAAATCCAAAGGCGGTCAGGAAGCGGCGGAGATGACCGCTGCAGTCGGCGCGGATAAACATGCCGTTGCCATTCCGGCCGGCGAAGGCCAGTGGGCGAATATCAAGCTGTCGCAGCTGGAAGTGCGCGGCGGCTCCATGACGGTGTCGTTCCACTCCAAGGACGCGGTCGGCGGCAACTGGATCGGAGTGGACGATCTGGCGTTGATTCGTACGGGGGATCTCCCGACAGATCCAACAGATCCGACGGATCCAACAGGTCCAACAGGTCCGACGGGTCCGACAACACCGACAACGCCAAGCGTGCCATCTGCGCCGCAGGCGGATGTCCATAATGGCATCATTACGATTCAACCGACGAAGAACGCGCAAGGCGATGCAGCTGCGTCGCTGCGGGAGGAAGATATCCGGCAGGCGCTGGGACAGCTGTCGGGCCGGACGCTGGCGATTCATCTGACGGGCGCCGAAGGCGCAAAGGCAGTGCAGGTGGACCTGCCTCTGCAGCAGTTCGAGGCGAATCCGGAGGCGGAATGGATTACGGTGGACACGGGATTCGCAGCCGTTTCCATTCATCGCGGCGCATTGAAGAACAGCGCAGGCGCAGCAGCTTCGAAAATGCAATTAACGGTGGCGAACGTCGATCCGTCGACGCTTCCTGCCGAAGTTCGAGCGCGGCTGGGCGGCAGCGCGGTCTACGATTTCAGTTTGCGGCTGGACGGTATCCTCGTCGATCGGTTCCAGGGCAATGAAGTGCGGGTATCGCTGCCGTATGTGCTTAAGCCTGGCGAGGATCCGAATCACGTCGTCGTTTACTATATCGATGATCAGAACAACCTTCAGTCGGTGAAGAACGGCAAGTACGATCCGGCTGCTGGGAAAGTGGAATTCAGTGCGAAGCACTTCAGCAAATATGCCGCGGCTTACGTGAAGGTGTCCTTTAGCGATATCGCTCCATTAACCTGGGCTGTTCCGGGCATTGAATCGCTCGCGGCAAAAGGCATTCTTCAAGGCGCAGGCGGCAGTCAATTCAAGCCGGGTCAAGCCGTGACGCGAGCGGAGTTTATTACGATGCTGGCTGCGGCGCTTGATTGGACGAACGAGGGAAGCGCAAGCAGCTTTAAGGACGTAAAGGCGGGCGCTTGGTATGCGTCTGCCGTGGCTGCCGCGCAGAAGCTCGGCATCGTGCAGGGCAAGACGGACGGCACCTTCGGCATTAACGATCCGATTTCCCGCCAGGACATGGCGGTTATGATTTACCGGGCGGTCAAGCAGCAGCTGCCAAGCGTTTCGGCCGCGAATGCGGCAGCATTCTCCGACGGGGACGCGATTGGCGGCTATGCGGCGGAAGCGGTGCAAGCCGTGCAGGGAGCCGGTCTGATGAACGGCATGCCGGACGGTACGTTCAAGCCGGCCGGCCAAGCAACTAGGGCCCAAGCGGCGGTATTGGTTTACAGGTTGCTGGAGCGATTCGGCAGCTAA
- a CDS encoding glycoside hydrolase 5 family protein, translating to MDKQTFVTRSGSGLQLEGKTFRFAGPNIYWLGLDENVGGVDWPTEFRVANALDTALEMGATVVRAHTLAASQGCSKAIMPELGEYNEEAFRKVDFAITEAGLRGLRLVVPFVCNWSYYHGGRETFTKWRGLDDRDAFYTNSDVIADYKAYIAMIVNRVNSFTGIAYKDDPAIMAWELGNELNDAPAAWVADIADYIKSLDGNHLVAHGKQFQLDRDKLAIDSLDILDVHYYPANAAELIKDAEAVAAAGKVYMAGEFGWPQCDLAAFLTAAEEHAAVSGTLFWSLFPHHDTCGYVQHFDGFSVHYPGNGVNEDAAVRFAQLRAHAFAMSGKAVTEHSVPEAPVIAEHNGAIAIRGVVGAAFYTVEKSTVSPEGPWHVLADKRPADHDMPWTDATRAHTVTTWYRVKAHNLSGQAGPYSAALESAAFTPQR from the coding sequence ATGGACAAGCAAACTTTCGTAACAAGATCCGGCAGCGGCCTGCAGCTCGAGGGCAAGACGTTTCGTTTCGCAGGCCCGAATATCTATTGGCTTGGGCTTGACGAGAACGTAGGAGGCGTCGATTGGCCGACCGAGTTTCGGGTCGCGAATGCGCTCGATACCGCGCTCGAGATGGGGGCGACCGTCGTTCGCGCCCACACCCTTGCCGCATCGCAAGGCTGCAGCAAAGCGATTATGCCGGAGCTTGGCGAATATAATGAAGAAGCGTTCCGCAAGGTGGATTTTGCGATCACGGAAGCGGGGCTGCGCGGGCTGCGGCTCGTCGTGCCGTTCGTCTGCAACTGGAGCTATTACCACGGCGGACGGGAAACGTTTACGAAATGGCGCGGACTGGATGACCGGGATGCATTTTATACGAATTCTGATGTCATTGCGGATTATAAGGCCTACATCGCGATGATCGTTAATCGCGTTAACAGCTTTACCGGGATCGCCTACAAGGATGATCCGGCGATTATGGCCTGGGAGCTTGGCAATGAGCTTAACGATGCCCCTGCGGCTTGGGTGGCCGACATCGCCGATTATATCAAATCGCTGGACGGCAATCATTTGGTCGCGCACGGCAAGCAGTTTCAACTGGACCGGGACAAGCTGGCAATCGACAGCCTCGACATTCTCGATGTGCATTATTATCCTGCTAACGCGGCAGAGCTGATCAAGGACGCGGAAGCGGTCGCGGCAGCGGGCAAGGTATACATGGCAGGCGAATTCGGCTGGCCGCAGTGCGACCTGGCAGCGTTCTTGACGGCGGCCGAAGAGCATGCTGCGGTATCGGGCACGCTCTTCTGGTCGTTGTTCCCGCATCATGATACATGCGGCTATGTGCAGCATTTCGACGGATTCTCGGTACATTATCCGGGGAACGGAGTTAATGAGGACGCTGCCGTCCGGTTCGCGCAGTTGCGCGCGCATGCCTTTGCCATGAGCGGCAAGGCGGTTACGGAGCACTCGGTGCCCGAAGCGCCGGTCATTGCCGAGCATAACGGAGCCATTGCGATCCGAGGCGTGGTCGGCGCGGCATTCTATACGGTAGAGAAGTCGACCGTGTCCCCGGAAGGGCCGTGGCATGTGCTGGCGGACAAACGTCCGGCCGATCACGACATGCCCTGGACGGACGCGACCCGTGCACATACGGTAACGACCTGGTATCGGGTCAAAGCGCATAATCTCTCCGGCCAAGCAGGTCCGTATTCCGCAGCGCTGGAATCGGCTGCATTTACGCCGCAGCGATAA